In one Macaca fascicularis isolate 582-1 chromosome 6, T2T-MFA8v1.1 genomic region, the following are encoded:
- the LOC102123561 gene encoding olfactory receptor 2Y1 → MGSFNTSFEDAFILVGFSDWPQLEPILFVFILIFYSLTLFGNTIIIALSWLDLRLHTPMYFFLSHLSLLDLCFTTSTVPQLLINLCGVDRTITHGGCVAQLFIYLALGSTECVLLVVMAFDRYAAVCRPLHYMAIMHPHLCQTLAVASWGAGFVNSLIQTGLAMAMPLCGHQLNHFFCEMPVFLKLACADTEGTEAKMFVARVIIVVVPVALILGSYVHIARAVLRVKSMAGRRKAFGTCGCHLLVVFLFYGSAIYTYLQSIHNYSESEGKFVALFYTIITPILNPLIYTLRNKDVKGALWKVLWRGRDSG, encoded by the coding sequence ATGGGAAGTTTCAACACCAGTTTTGAAGACGCCTTCATTTTGGTGGGATTCTCAGATTGGCCGCAACTGGAGCCCATCCTGtttgtctttattttgattttctactCCCTAACTCTCTTTGGCAACACCATCATCATCGCTCTCTCCTGGCTAGACCTTCGGCTGCACACACCCATGTACTTCTTTCTCTCCCACCTGTCCCTCCTGGACCTCTGCTTCACCACTAGCACCGTGCCCCAGCTCCTGATCAACCTCTGTGGGGTTGACCGCACCATCACCCATGGAGGGTGTGTGGCTCAGCTCTTCATCTACCTAGCCCTGGGCTCCACGGAGTGTGTGCTCCTGGTGGTGATGGCTTTTGACCGCTATGCTGCTGTCTGTCGTCCACTCCACTACATGGCCATCATGCACCCCCATCTCTGCCAGACCCTGGCCGTCGCCTCCTGGGGGGCAGGTTTCGTGAACTCTCTGATCCAGACAGGTCTCGCAATGGCCATGCCTCTCTGTGGCCATCAGCTGAATCACTTCTTTTGTGAGATGCCTGTATTTCTGAAGCTGGCTTGTGCGGACACAGAGGGAACGGAGGCCAAGATGTTCGTGGCCCGAGTCATAATTGTGGTTGTTCCCGTAGCACTAATTCTAGGCTCCTATGTGCACATTGCTCGTGCAGTGCTGAGGGTCAAGTCAATGGCTGGGCGCAGAAAGGCTTTCGGGACTTGTGGGTGCCACCTCCTAGTAgtgttccttttttatggctcGGCCATTTACACCTATCTCCAATCCATCCACAATTATTCTGAGAGTGAGGGAAAATTTGTTGCCCTTTTTTATACTATAATTACCCCTATTCTCAATCCTCTGATTTATACACTAAGAAACAAGGATGTGAAGGGTGCTCTGTGGAAAGTACTATGGAGGGGCAGAGACTCAGGGTAG